Sequence from the Caldanaerobius fijiensis DSM 17918 genome:
TCTCCTCTCAAAATCAATTTTAAGCTATTTTACATCAATGCTATCCTCTCAACTTCAAGTAATAAACTCTGGATCAAGCTCATGATATACTCGTCATTGGCATACTTAAACATTCTCTTATCTGTATACTTCGATAATATTTCCGCTAGTTCATCAACCTTTTTATTTCCAAATCTGTAATCAGCTATGTCAAGTAAATAAGCGTACAAGCCGTAATTTTCATATATAGAAAAAGCTGAAAATTTTTTAACACATTCAAAGCCTTTTTTATAAGCTTCTAACCATTGGGGTAATTCAGAAATCTTTACGTATTTATAGTTTTTCGCATTGCTCTTAGGCATTAATATCCCACCCCATAACTTTTATACAATTCTATGAGCTTCTATCTCAATAATCTCTTCCACACCATCTGCTCTCTTTAGCATCCATATGATTTTATCTCTACTCTTTCGGGCCTTTAGTGTAGAACCCCGGCCTCCTATCTGAGCAGGCAAATACATCTCGATAGCCTGTTTAGGGCATTCTTTTATACATGCTGCGCAATCCCAGCAATCTCTTGTATCTCGAATTGCTGCTTTACCGTCAGTATTTTTATACAACAGATCGCCAGGACAGATTCTGACGCATAGCGGTTCATCCAGTTTCCCACAGCCGTTACAAAGCTCTCTATCAATCCTTACAGCCACTCATACCACTCCCAAGCCATGTTACTAAGTAATTTTCTCCATTAGTATACGGACGCTCTAAAATTTTTATCTCATCTTTACAGGAATCATAGATAGAATTTACAAATTTCAGCCATTTTTCATCGTCTCTATAAGGGTAGTCAATCCTTTCCTGATAGCATCTCCAGCGGGTTTCTTTCCTGTATAAAAGGTGCTCCACCACCGCTCTGGCCACCAGTATTCTATCTATAACCTCATGATATTTCATCAGGTCGTGCAGATCCTCTGCATATCCCTTATTAACATCCTTTTGCAATTCTTTTAACAGATCTTTGGCGATATTCAACTTCTCCTCGTATACCTCATAATAAGAAGATATACCGCCAGCATATTCATCCATTATCTTTTGCAGTCTCTCCTCAAATTCATCAGGGCTAAACCCCAATTTTTTATACCCATCACTTCTTATAAGCGGTGTATAAACCCTTTGAATTTCTTCTTTTATAAGGCTTTCATCTATCGATTCAAAGGTAATATTCTTTATGTATTCCACCGCGTCCTCTGCTGCTATTTCCCCTTCAGCCATGCTGCCTGTGACATATTTTTTAGGCGAGCCTCCTGCTACATCACCGGCCGCATACAACCCTTCCAGCGTGGTCCTTCGCCTACTATCTATCCAGTAACCGGCCAATCCATGACCACCAACAATATAAGGCTCCGATCCACATATCTCTACAGGTTTTTCCGTTGGCTCTACTCCCTCGTCAGCCCATTTTAAAACGATACCCGGTGACATATTGAGATATGCTTCTTTTAATATCCTGTTATAGTCCTCACTTAAACCGGTTATATCCAGATAGCATGGGCCACGTCCTTCCCGATTCTCCTTTAGAGTGGCATACAGCCTCATGTAAGTGGAGCGGTCCACGTAATTCCTTAAGTAGGCCTCCCCTCTTGCATTTATCTGAGGAGCATGCACACCCTGAGCGATGGTACCCGTAGGCGAGAGAACGTCTTTAATCCTTAGAGCTATAAACCTCATTTCAAAGCTGGTCATTTCCGCTCCTGCCCTTAATCCCATGGCAAACCCTGTGCCAGTGTTAAATGGTGGATACCACATCTTATGTCTTGCCGATCCATCGTTGTTAGGTTTATAGAGACCCGCTGCACCTCCCGTAGCACAAATAACAGCTTTTGCTCTAATGACGTAAAATTTGTTTTCCCTCACAGAAAAAGCAAAAGCGCCTATAACCTTTCTACCTTTAACAATGTAGTTGGTAGCCACCACCCTGTTAAGTACCAAAGCACCCGATTTTCTTAATGCTTCTGCTAAAATAGGTTTTATCCTCTCTCCATTTATTCTCACGCTTCTTCTGCCGCGAGCTACATAATTGCCATTCTCATCTTTCAAAAAGGGAAGTCCCCACTCCTCCAATCTCCTGGTACAGTTATTCAACCTCTCTCCTATGGTGTAGGTAAGGTCATCCCTTATAAGACCTGCCGTATCTTTCTTTACGTAATCCACATAAGACTGCGGAGTTTCACCAGGATTTAAATAGGCATTTATAGCATTAACCCCTGAAGCAAGGCAGCCACTGCGCTCTACATGCGCTTTCTCAATGACAACAACTTTTAACTCTCCATTCTTCTCTTTTGCAGTTATTGCTGCCTGACATCCAGCCGTACCGCCACCAATTATGAGTATGTCTGCATCTATCCTTACTACCTCAGGCTCCCATGTACTAAGCAATTAAAGTCCCCCTCCCTAATACCTGTAATTAATTGGCTGCAATTATTCCTTTTTGATTTAAATAATTCAGCAACATTTCAACAGACTCATCCAGTGACAGCTTATC
This genomic interval carries:
- a CDS encoding 4Fe-4S dicluster domain-containing protein, coding for MAVRIDRELCNGCGKLDEPLCVRICPGDLLYKNTDGKAAIRDTRDCWDCAACIKECPKQAIEMYLPAQIGGRGSTLKARKSRDKIIWMLKRADGVEEIIEIEAHRIV
- a CDS encoding adenylyl-sulfate reductase subunit alpha, which translates into the protein MLSTWEPEVVRIDADILIIGGGTAGCQAAITAKEKNGELKVVVIEKAHVERSGCLASGVNAINAYLNPGETPQSYVDYVKKDTAGLIRDDLTYTIGERLNNCTRRLEEWGLPFLKDENGNYVARGRRSVRINGERIKPILAEALRKSGALVLNRVVATNYIVKGRKVIGAFAFSVRENKFYVIRAKAVICATGGAAGLYKPNNDGSARHKMWYPPFNTGTGFAMGLRAGAEMTSFEMRFIALRIKDVLSPTGTIAQGVHAPQINARGEAYLRNYVDRSTYMRLYATLKENREGRGPCYLDITGLSEDYNRILKEAYLNMSPGIVLKWADEGVEPTEKPVEICGSEPYIVGGHGLAGYWIDSRRRTTLEGLYAAGDVAGGSPKKYVTGSMAEGEIAAEDAVEYIKNITFESIDESLIKEEIQRVYTPLIRSDGYKKLGFSPDEFEERLQKIMDEYAGGISSYYEVYEEKLNIAKDLLKELQKDVNKGYAEDLHDLMKYHEVIDRILVARAVVEHLLYRKETRWRCYQERIDYPYRDDEKWLKFVNSIYDSCKDEIKILERPYTNGENYLVTWLGSGMSGCKD